One window of Lytechinus variegatus isolate NC3 chromosome 2, Lvar_3.0, whole genome shotgun sequence genomic DNA carries:
- the LOC121407407 gene encoding protein BANP-like isoform X1, translating into MSLRTLRTLRLSAGQKRGNADEDLATSGKPDEPPAKIKKGRKKSGEDLATSHVCQMRERTDESTQTEPSNFRSSFSEIEKRSKDARRRLNESIRQRRSTSTMKESMAALKKSLDSHFKTVISKLHACQRSNKRLEKEIEELKRDLGQKRTPRPKKKSQSDRPANHVKGPRPHTVIVTLPDEQLDDQLRTLKAEVQKECDAQNTVEIQADVKQNEMEVQDELTVDHKEENFEVEPKQTHNTDGNFTFITLNSEEDYPNGSWLGDVNSPAMRVRCKINPTEMVHIMNMYKSADKLALKLLDFLFDKETQAVSNLSGTGKHKKKKLDPLLIYGIHCHLVKHCGITNEDWYRIRLNIDSKCRTAFRRKQKGLELYPKQIKKERVCSSSIYTTQAYQQSQSVQHLQQVVNELQTIHVPTEEGLTGITIIQEQPDGSTIETTSTPSLVGHILNPDGGEIQPDQLKEVIAQAGKDSEIHLSNGHTIAISQSGELEIREVQLEVAKE; encoded by the exons ATGTCTTTGCGCACATTGAGGACCCTCAGGTTAAGCGCTGGTCAGAAACGCGGGAATGCTGATGAAGACCTTGCAACATCTGGTAAACCTGACGAGCCCCCAGCAAAGATTAAGAAGGGTAGAAAGAAGTCTGGAGAGGACTTGGCAACTTCGCATGTTTGTCAA ATGCGTGAGCGAACTGATGAGAGCACACAAACAGAACCGA GTAACTTCAGATCCAGTTTTTCAGAGATTGAAAAACGTTCTAAAGATGCACGGAGAAGGTTAAATGAATCGATCAGACAAAGGCGTAGTACTTCTACTATGAAG GAATCTATGGCCGCTTTGAAGAAATCATTGGACTCACACTTCAAGACAGTGATATCTAAATTGCATGCCTGTCAGAGATCAAACAAGAGGCTTGAAAAGGAGATAGAAGAACTTAAAAGAGATCTTGGACAGAAGAGGACACCACG ACCAAAGAAGAAGAGTCAATCTGACAGACCTGCTAATCATGTCAAGGGTCCCAGACCTCACACTGTCATTGTGACGTTACCAGATGAACAGCTAGATGATCAGCTAAGGACATTGAAAGCTGAAGTTCAGAAGGAATGTGATGCTCAGAATACTGTGGAGATTCAAGCTGATGTGAAGCAGAATGAAATGG AAGTGCAAGATGAGTTGACCGTTGATCATAAGGAAGAGAATTTTGAGGTGGAGCCTAAGCAAACACACAACACGGATGGAAACTTCACTTTCATCACTCTCAATTCTGAAG AGGATTATCCAAATGGAAGTTGGTTAGGTGATGTGAACAGTCCAGCGATGAGAGTCAGGTGTAAAATAAACCCAAC TGAGATGGTTCACATTATGAACATGTACAAGTCAGCTGACAAGCTTGCTCTCAAGTTGTTGGATTTCCTGTTTGACAAGGAGACCCAGGCAGTCTCGAATCTCTCTGGTACCGGCAAACATAAAAAGAAGAAACTTGATCCATTACTCATCTATGGCATTCACT GTCATCTAGTGAAGCATTGTGGGATTACAAATGAAGACTGGTATCGGATCAGACTAAACATAGATTCCAAGTGCCGCACAGCATTTAGACGTAAACAAAAGGGTCTGGAACTCTACCCCAAACAGATCAAGAAGGAAAGAGTTTGTTCGAGTAGTATATACACAACACAG GCGTATCAGCAGAGCCAAAGTGTACAGCACCTCCAGCAGGTTGTAAATGAGCTACAGACCATACATGTACCAACAGAAGAAGGCTTGACAGGCATCACCATCATCCAGGAACAACCTGATGGGAGCACCATAGAAACAACCTCCACACCCTCATTGGTAGGACACATCCTGAATCCAGACGGGGGCGAAATACAACCTGACCAGCTTAAAGAG GTAATAGCCCAAGCTGGCAAAGACAGTGAGATTCATCTTTCAAATGGCCATACCATTGCCATATCTCAGTCAGGAGAGCTGGAAATCAGAGAAGTCCAACTTGAAGTGGCCAAGGAATGA
- the LOC121407407 gene encoding protein BANP-like isoform X2, translating into MRERTDESTQTEPSNFRSSFSEIEKRSKDARRRLNESIRQRRSTSTMKESMAALKKSLDSHFKTVISKLHACQRSNKRLEKEIEELKRDLGQKRTPRPKKKSQSDRPANHVKGPRPHTVIVTLPDEQLDDQLRTLKAEVQKECDAQNTVEIQADVKQNEMEVQDELTVDHKEENFEVEPKQTHNTDGNFTFITLNSEEDYPNGSWLGDVNSPAMRVRCKINPTEMVHIMNMYKSADKLALKLLDFLFDKETQAVSNLSGTGKHKKKKLDPLLIYGIHCHLVKHCGITNEDWYRIRLNIDSKCRTAFRRKQKGLELYPKQIKKERVCSSSIYTTQAYQQSQSVQHLQQVVNELQTIHVPTEEGLTGITIIQEQPDGSTIETTSTPSLVGHILNPDGGEIQPDQLKEVIAQAGKDSEIHLSNGHTIAISQSGELEIREVQLEVAKE; encoded by the exons ATGCGTGAGCGAACTGATGAGAGCACACAAACAGAACCGA GTAACTTCAGATCCAGTTTTTCAGAGATTGAAAAACGTTCTAAAGATGCACGGAGAAGGTTAAATGAATCGATCAGACAAAGGCGTAGTACTTCTACTATGAAG GAATCTATGGCCGCTTTGAAGAAATCATTGGACTCACACTTCAAGACAGTGATATCTAAATTGCATGCCTGTCAGAGATCAAACAAGAGGCTTGAAAAGGAGATAGAAGAACTTAAAAGAGATCTTGGACAGAAGAGGACACCACG ACCAAAGAAGAAGAGTCAATCTGACAGACCTGCTAATCATGTCAAGGGTCCCAGACCTCACACTGTCATTGTGACGTTACCAGATGAACAGCTAGATGATCAGCTAAGGACATTGAAAGCTGAAGTTCAGAAGGAATGTGATGCTCAGAATACTGTGGAGATTCAAGCTGATGTGAAGCAGAATGAAATGG AAGTGCAAGATGAGTTGACCGTTGATCATAAGGAAGAGAATTTTGAGGTGGAGCCTAAGCAAACACACAACACGGATGGAAACTTCACTTTCATCACTCTCAATTCTGAAG AGGATTATCCAAATGGAAGTTGGTTAGGTGATGTGAACAGTCCAGCGATGAGAGTCAGGTGTAAAATAAACCCAAC TGAGATGGTTCACATTATGAACATGTACAAGTCAGCTGACAAGCTTGCTCTCAAGTTGTTGGATTTCCTGTTTGACAAGGAGACCCAGGCAGTCTCGAATCTCTCTGGTACCGGCAAACATAAAAAGAAGAAACTTGATCCATTACTCATCTATGGCATTCACT GTCATCTAGTGAAGCATTGTGGGATTACAAATGAAGACTGGTATCGGATCAGACTAAACATAGATTCCAAGTGCCGCACAGCATTTAGACGTAAACAAAAGGGTCTGGAACTCTACCCCAAACAGATCAAGAAGGAAAGAGTTTGTTCGAGTAGTATATACACAACACAG GCGTATCAGCAGAGCCAAAGTGTACAGCACCTCCAGCAGGTTGTAAATGAGCTACAGACCATACATGTACCAACAGAAGAAGGCTTGACAGGCATCACCATCATCCAGGAACAACCTGATGGGAGCACCATAGAAACAACCTCCACACCCTCATTGGTAGGACACATCCTGAATCCAGACGGGGGCGAAATACAACCTGACCAGCTTAAAGAG GTAATAGCCCAAGCTGGCAAAGACAGTGAGATTCATCTTTCAAATGGCCATACCATTGCCATATCTCAGTCAGGAGAGCTGGAAATCAGAGAAGTCCAACTTGAAGTGGCCAAGGAATGA
- the LOC121407408 gene encoding zinc finger protein 11-like, whose product MGDKDSSDEEDVFECGRCKEKFTDMTIFMHHKKEKTCNKVKKQKEMTAKERAQELGEVLTSILNSSTNPMTGEGEANTTVASISPTIGDFFTKGGDKEIDQGHISLDILTSLEHPVKQEQISTSASCDPCQEWFPDQPVLDNSLQEKSTIDTSQLDQVEIEATVESKTQDVNIKPPLDSPVASSDSPVEKSSRRTRQQHSCSVCNLKFLSRFKLEQHCAGRKHRNTVRKLKTNTGQEEVPKRRPGRPSKKRVCKVCGISTDSVKDLQNHLKEQHKGATGKENGDKGAQSDETTNLCRECGALVPRRSLRRHERRCANKKKFECPLCGHQSRERTDYKSHIDNHKVWIEVDKSVVPWDGQSTNTSSRNEDATISSTEQEKIADVSDDADKDEGVILSTSDLAVLGLMPKPKFSTVQECLDALTSGLKGTYDEQITSDKETQGESEVMNLDNGAEPSSVKMNSKQLKCKACKKWFPRRSLSKHMYDVHSMTKQFQCRDVECLQAFIDMESFRSHITSHSDKLMFQCGCRLCFSNKTAVEEEYADEIRKWKMRKYYSQLSYKCKLCWMKFPSESSLSKHQQSDSHNHRCEQCGKVSVSKRQLRLHQETHQEERGYLCDICGSGFKTDRDLRRHIASHSSNKPFACKECDKAFHFKNKLTRHINTVHATYKPFACNYEGCRKSFARRDKLTDHENTHKAPIYACQYCSKTFYRKDVMREHEIANHTKEFPYNCKMCKKGFLRPKALLNHQAAEHNTSVSPSTLDKLLKASAAVQQRAQNTPLSAAACLAGYVIYDQSISSVLQGTTDNDPQSLPIQPMNLPPSASSSSDLSYQMTDITGAGGTNLTYQVSGGSLPVGSNALHVSLSQPLVEHDV is encoded by the exons ATGGGTGATAAAGACTCATCAG atGAGGAGGATGTTTTCGAATGTGGGAGGTGCAAGGAAAAGTTCACCGATATGACCATTTTCATGCACCATAAGAAGGAGAAAACCTGCAACAAGGTgaagaaacagaaggaaatGACTGCAAAGGAAAGAGCCCAAGAATTAG GTGAAGTTCTCACCAGCATCCTGAACAGCAGTACAAATCCAATGACTGGCGAAGGTGAGGCTAACACTACTGTGGCAAGTATCTCCCCAACTATAGGTGACTTTTTCACAAAAGGGGGGGACAAGGAGATTGATCAAGGTCACATTAGCCTGGACATCTTAACTTCACTAGAACATCCCGTCAAGCAGGAGCAAATATCCACAAGTGCTTCCTGTGATCCATGTCAGGAATGGTTTCCGGACCAACCGGTCCTTGACAATAGCTTGCAGGAAAAGTCCACCATTGACACCAGCCAGTTAGATCAGGTCGAGATTGAAGCCACAGTAGAGTCAAAGACACAAGATGTTAATATTAAGCCTCCACTGGATAGCCCAGTTGCTTCTAGTGATTCGCCAGTTGAGAAGTCATCAAGGAGGACGCGTCAGCAGCATTCGTGTAGTGTATGTAATTTGAAGTTCCTCAGCAGATTCAAGCTTGAACAACACTGTGCTGGTAGGAAGCATCGTAATACagtcagaaaattgaaaaccaACACGGGGCAGGAAGAAGTTCCAAAACGCAGACCAGGTCGTCCATCCAAGAAGAGGGTGTGTAAGGTTTGTGGCATTTCAACAGATTCTGTTAAGGACTTACAGAATCATTTAAAAGAGCAACACAAGGGTGCAACTGGAAAAGAAAATGGTGATAAGGGTGCTCAGTCTGATGAGACGACAAATCTTTGCAGGGAGTGTGGCGCCTTGGTACCAAGAAGATCACTCAGAAGACACGAGAGAAGATGTGCCAAtaagaaaaaatttgaatgtcCATTATGCGGACACCAGTCTAGGGAAAGAACTGACTATAAATCTCATATTGACAACCATAAAGTGTGGATTGAAGTTGATAAATCTGTAGTGCCTTGGGATGGTCAATCTACCAATACCAGTTCTCGAAACGAGGATGCAACAATATCAAGTACTGAACAAGAGAAGATAGCTGATGTAAGTGATGATGCTGACAAAGACGAAGGTGTTATCTTATCCACATCTGATTTAGCCGTCTTGGGTCTCATGCCAAAACCCAAATTTTCAACTGTACAGGAGTGTTTAGACGCATTGACATCAGGTCTGAAGGGAACATACGATGAGCAAATTACTTCTGATAAAGAAACTCAGGGTGAGAGTGAAGTTATGAATCTTGATAACGGAGCCGAGCCAAgctctgtaaaaatgaattccaaacaattgaaatgtaaagcGTGTAAGAAGTGGTTTCCACGCAGGAGCCTTTCCAAGCACATGTATGATGTTCACAGTATGACCAAGCAGTTTCAATGTCGTGATGTGGAGTGCCTGCAAGCTTTTATTGATATGGAAAGCTTTAGAAGTCATATCACATCTCACTCTGATAAACTAATGTTCCAGTGTGGGTGCCGTCTTTGCTTCTCAAACAAGACTGCAGTGGAAGAGGAGTATGCAGATGAGATTCGGAAGTGGAAGATGAGGAAGTATTATTCCCAGTTGTCTTACAAGTGCAAGCTGTGTTGGATGAAGTTCCCATCGGAGAGTAGTTTGAGCAAGCACCAGCAGTCTGATTCTCACAACCATAGATGTGAACAGTGTGGGAAGGTGTCGGTCAGCAAGCGTCAGCTGCGGTTGCATCAAGAGACCCATCAAGAGGAGAGGGGTTATCTCTGTGACATCTGTGGCAGTGGGTTCAAGACAGACAGAGACCTCAGGAGACACATTGCTTCACATAGTTCCAACAAACCCTTCGCATGCAAGGAGTGTGATAAAGCTTTTCATTTCAAGAACAAACTAACCAGGCATATAAACACTGTCCATGCAACTTACAAACCGTTTGCCTGTAACTATGAGGGCTGTAGGAAGTCATTTGCACGGAGAGATAAACTAACTGATCATGAGAACACCCACAAAGCTCCAATTTATGCCTGTCAGTACTGCTCAAAAACCTTCTATCGTAAGGATGTCATGAGGGAGCATGAAATTGCCAACCACACCAAGGAGTTTCCGTATAATTGCAAGATGTGTAAGAAGGGGTTCTTGAGGCCAAAGGCTCTCCTGAATCACCAAGCAGCTGAGCATAACACCTCAGTCAGTCCATCCACTTTGGACAAGCTTCTGAAGGCATCGGCTGCTGTCCAACAGCGGGCTCAGAACACACCGTTATCTGCTGCAGCCTGTCTTGCTGGTTATGTCATTTATGATCAGAGCATATCATCCGTCTTGCAAGGCACCACAGATAATGATCCTCAGTCATTACCAATCCAACCTATGAACTTGCCACCATCAGCATCCTCCAGTAGTGACCTTTCCTACCAAATGACAGATATTACTGGTGCAGGAGGGACAAATCTTACCTATCAGGTGTCGGGAGGCAGCCTGCCTGTTGGTTCTAATGCTCTCCATGTCTCCCTTTCTCAGCCTCTGGTCGAGCATGATGTTTGA